One Littorina saxatilis isolate snail1 linkage group LG14, US_GU_Lsax_2.0, whole genome shotgun sequence genomic region harbors:
- the LOC138946608 gene encoding putative proline-rich protein 21, with protein sequence MLPFQSLSSTPTHPPLHIHPYTSTPTHPPLHIHPYTSTPTHPPLHIHPYTSTPTHPPLHIHPYTYTPTHPPLHIHPYTYTHIHPYTSTPTHTPLHIHPYTSTPTHTHTSTPTHPPLHIHPYTSTPTHPPLHIHPYASTPTHPPLHIHPYTSTPTHPPLHIHPYTSTPTHPPLHIHPYTSTPTHPPLHIHPYTYTHTAKSRTDTST encoded by the coding sequence ATGCTCCCATTCCAATCTCTCTCATCCACCCCTACACATCCACCCCTACACATCCACCCCTACACATCCACCCCTACACATCCACCCCTACACATCCACCCCTACACATCCACCCCTACACATCCACCCCTACACATCCACCCCTACACATCCACCCCTACACATCCACCCCTACACATCCACCCCTACACATACACCCCTACACATCCACCCCTACACATCCAcccctacacatacacacacatccacccctACACATCCACCCCTACACATACACCCCTACACATCCACCCCTACACATCCAcccctacacatacacacacatccacccctACACATCCACCCCTACACATCCACCCCTACACATCCACCCCTACACATCCACCCCTACACATCCACCCCTACGCATCCACCCCTACACATCCACCCCTACACATCCACCCCTACACATCCACCCCTACACATCCACCCCTACACATCCACCCCTACACATCCACCCCTACACATCCACCCCTACACATCCACCCGTACACATCCACCCCTACACATCCACCCCTACACATCCACCcctacacatacacgcacacagcaAAGTCACGCACAGATACATCCacatag